The Chloroflexota bacterium DNA segment CAGTATCTAACCCATTTCTTATACTTGTGCCAATATCAGGCGGACTTGGTACTAGTGTCCTTCGCGGCTTCGCAAGGAGAACCACACACTCATCCATCATCCCTCAGCCTACCAACGGTCTGGGTATCAAATGGATAGCCAGACTGGCGACTCCGGACACCAACCACGATGCTGAGCAGCCGGTCGACGCCTCAGGTCGCAATGGCACGAGACGAGTTCGCAAAGCTGCGACTCCAACGTGCAGGAAGCCCACGCCGTTGCAGACGGCCAGATGGAGGGCGGTACAGAAGGCGAAGTGCAAGGGACTATCCATACGTGGGATCGCCCGGGAGCTGAGCATACACAGAAACACCGTGAGAAAGTACATGAACGCCGAGAGCCCACCAATGTCGCCATCACGGCTGAGGTCTAGGGCCATCTGATCTGATACCATAACCGAGAATGAGTCAGTGACATTTATGCTGATCATTTACGCTGACATTTATCCTGAACAGCGACACCGTTTACACATAGCAATAGAACATAGGAATCAGTAGGTTGACAACTTGAGATACGTTCTAACAATAGTTGAGCAATTAGACCGTGCCGCTACTGAACTGGCTACCGATCACCCCATAAACAACCGGCTGGCATTGATATTGATTGACAATGCAACTGAGCTTGTACTTCATCGTCAATGCATCGACCTCTTGGAGATGGACAATTGGGCATCTAGTGTGTGGAAGGTGCATCAGGCTGTCTCTAAGGGTAATTCACACCACCAGTTCGAGCTCTCTGATGATTCGAAGAAGTCTATGATGACGAAGAAGCAGCGAGTCGCCGCTGCCGGCAAGTCCTTGCACGGTAAGCTTAAGGTTTTGGGGCAAATGGGGGATCTATCACCGGCGGAACGGCGGTTCATCTCTGTTGCTCATGATTACAGAAATGAACTATACCATGTCGGCTTAACCCATGATGATATTGTGAGGGCTATCGCCGGACACTACTATTTGCTCTGCTGCGAGTTGTTTGTTCGGATGGAAAACGTTGGACTTTGGGGGCCCACAATTACTTCAGACGATAGATACACTGAAGTAGCAAAGCGCTATCTTCCTCACCGCGACGGGCGGGTATTGCCTTTTGGCATTAAGAATGAAGAGCTTGCGCAGAAGCTTCGTTGTGCGCTCCCAGATGGAATCCGAAACCTGGCCACAACACTTGAAGGAAGTGCCCGGGCCGCAATTAAGGCGCTCATGGACAACTTTGACTTTTTGATCCAAGACAATCCCTTTGGAGCGGACAAGGACAAAGTCTTAGAGCTTGTACAATGGCAACGAGACCTTACAGAAGCTCAGGAAAACGAAGGTGTTGATGGGTCATGGTTAGATCCAGATTATTGGGCAAGTTATATTCGGGTGGCAGCAACTTTGGAAGCAACCTGGAAGCACAAACATACTGCGGTTCCAATCCAGAGATGGATGCGTCGCGCAATTGCTGTGGGACAAGCATCTGATCCCCTAATCGCTATGGACTTATACCAATCTCTGCGAAATGACATGTCATACCTTGAAGAAGCATTCGAGTCGTCAGCACTTGATCTGGACGGTTGGATCCAGCGTGAAATCGACAAGGCACGGGGTAAATGAAGGAAGCTGAACGAACTGGGTGTGAATAGAGTGTCCCTTAAAGTATCCGAAGTTTATTCTGGCCGCTCCTGCTGCCTGTAAACGGCGGAGAGATAATGTGTCTGTCTCATGAGTCGGCGTAATCGTCAGGATGTAGAATGTCGGGAGATTTGGGATTGTGAGGATTGCAGATGCCGATTCGAGAGATGAGCCGGGATCAGGCCTGGCTGTTACCGCCTACACTTGACGACTTAGTCCCTCCAGTTCATCCGGCACGGTTCGTAGCCGAGTTCGTGGATGCACTGAACCGCGGCGACTGGGCAGAACTAGGTGTGCAGCCGGACGGAGAGCCACTGGGAGCGCTGGCTTATCATCCCTGTGCCCTGCTGAGCGTTTGGCTGTACGGATTCATGACCGGCGTGCGCTCCTGCCGGAAACTGGAGACAGCCTGCCGGGATCAGATACCTTACCTTTGGTTGACCGGACGGCAGTATCCAGCTCACAACACGCTCTGGTGATTTTACAAGAAGCATCGCCAGAGTATGAGAAGGCTGTTCAGGCGCACGGTGCGAACGGCGGTGGCGATGGAGTTGGTGGATCTGGCAGTGCAGGCTGTGGATGGGACGAAGGTGATCGCCAATGCCGCGTTGATACAAACCTACGACGCCAAGAGGTTGCAGGAACTGATTGAACGGCTGGAGAGTGCCATCGAGTCTCTGGAGGCTCAGAACGAAGGCGGGGAGGACGGAGTTGTGGCGCGTCTCCCCGAGAAACTGGCGGAGCAGAAAGAACTGCGGCGGCGCGTCAGGCAGGCGATGAATGACCTGCCAGGTATGGAGCGTCCAAACCGATACAAGCGCCCGGCGCGCATCAACATGACCGACAAGGATGCTAGGTTGATGAGGACTCGTCAGGGCATTGTGCCAAGCCACAATGCTCAGGCTATGGTATCGCCTGTCGCCACCGATGAGGGAGTAACTGGGATGTTGGTCACCGCCTCGGACGTGGTGGACGAACCCAATGACACCGCACAACTGACTCAGATGGTGGAACAGGCCGAGGAGATGACCGGCGCGAAGGTGCCGTTGAAGCTGGCCGACGCCGGTTACTTCGCCGGTAGGCATGTGGCGGAACTGCATCGAAGAGGGCAGCAGGTGGTGATGCCTGACATGGCCCGCCCGACGGACCATCCATACCACAAGGACCAGTTCGCATACGATGACGACACCGACAGCTACATCTGCCCCACGGACAGAATCTTCGCTTTTCCGGGATGAAGATCGACAAGACTAAGAAAGCACGAACATACCGTGTGGCTTCAGGCACAATCTGCCAGGGATGCCCCGCTTTCGGAGGCTGCACCAAGAACGGAAGGTATGGGCGCACTATCGAGATAGGACAGTACGATACGGCCTTGCGCCGCCACCGTGACTGGATGAAGACAGAAGAAGCGAAGCAAGCGTATCTGCGTCGGTTGCCTCTGATAGAGCCGCTCTTCGCCATATTAAGAAATCAACTTGGCGCGCGTCAATTCGCACTGCGAGGACTGCCCAACGTGAAAGCCGAATGGAGCATGTTCGCCACGGCCTACAACCTACGGACTCTCTGGAAGGTGTGGCGTACCCGGCTCGACACCCGGGTAAACGCCATCTGAGCATTTTATAGAGAGTTTCCATACGTCTGGGCAAATCGGTCACGCTACAGCTCCACTCAAGACCTGTCTACTCCGAAATCCCTGATGTCTCGACCGCATATCCGCCAAGCGCAGCACCTTTTGAGACAGACACACTTTTACTCCGCCCCGGTGGCATGTTTTGCACCGCCCTTGACACGCAGGAGAGCAGTCGGCGCACTATACTGGCAACGCGATCACTATCTAGCAAAGTTGTCATGAAATAATCCCTGATGATTCTCGGGCTGTCGTCTATGCGGCCTGTCGTAAAGCACCCCTATGGGGTCAATCGCATCTACTATTATATCCCACCTCAAGCGGGCAATTACCACTTCCGGATTCCTTGGACAACATCGTAGACGATAAGTTTTCTCGTCGATGCATGGTCCAGGACGAGAGTGATCTGAAGGAAGAGCGAGACAGTCCCGGAAACGAGTTAATCGTCGCTCGCGCAAATCACCTTTTCAGATTCGTTCAGAAAGGAGGCGCTAATCCGTGTGAGCCGATTTTGAGAACCGACCCATAATCTAGGTAATAGGACGAAACTCCGGTGACTCAACCCGAGCCGTAGAATCTCGCTACCGCCCCGCGTCCAGCCTGCTCGGCGCGAGTGTACCTGGCGGGCATCGTCGGTGACTGCCATCTACCCGCCGTCATCAGTGCCGGCAATTCCGTCCCACCGCGCGCTAGGTCCTGAGCCATTCCCACGCGGGCTGAATGTCCGGTAAACCCTTCTCCCAGGCCTGCTGCTTCCGCCGCGGCAGTAACTCTGCGCGCGATCTGATCATCTGAGAGTCCAAAGAGCGAATCGCTGGCGCTCGCATCGGTTGGTCTGATGGCCCTCAGCGCTTCCATCGTTGGAGCGGAAACGAATAGTACCGCGCCCTCCCCTTCCGGGTCGGTCTTTGACCGAGCGACCGTCAGCCTGCCGGTCCCATCGCCTTCCTCAACGAGTTCTCCCCAGGTCAGGCTCTCCGCTTCTGAGCGCCTGAGCATGCCGTCCCGCATCAGCGAGATAAGCGCGATGTCGACCAGACCCCTTGCCTGCGCTGTCCCGGTGGTCTCGAGTGAGCCGCCACGCCCGATTCGAGGGGCACAAGCCGTCGCGCGAATTGCGGCTAGGCTCGCGGCGGTCAGTCCAGCAGCTTGTTTCTGCGCTCTGCCGGCAGCTCTGGTAATTCCACGCATCGTGGCTCGAACGCCCTCGTCCTCAGTGGGGTTAGGAAGATTGGCCTGGCGATGGACGGAGCCAACAGCAGCTAACCCCATACGGATAGTGCCGGGCTTTCGGCCGTCAGCGGCCCTCTGCGTGATCCAATCGGCAAGATGAACAGGCTCTGAGGGAAAGACGGGATAGCCGCTGTCACCTGCGAACATTTCCCACTTCCTCCACTGCGATATGTAATTAACACGAGTGGTTGGAGCGAGAGAATCTTCGAGAGCTTCGGTGATGCGGCGCCTAGCCTCCTCCGACACAGGCACAGGCGAGCCGGTTGTCTGTTGACGTTGTGGGTCAAGACTTTGAAGCAATTTACAGCAAACCATCTAAATGCATTATTAATGAAATAATAATGCATTTAGCCAAATTCCAAAACCAGTTTGCAGTCCTGTTTCAATCAATCACGTCCGCTCTGCCCTACAGATTCCCTCCCGAGGAACTTAATGATGTCGCCGTCCTGCCGGATAAGAAGGCATCCAATGCCTCTACACCGATGACTTCCCACTAGGCCGCCCATAGCAGCCAGCCTGCGCTGCCCAATCAACACTCTGAAGCTCAGCTCACACCCCCGATCAAACGTGAGCGACGCATCACCCTCCTGTCGATGGACTGATCCCCCTAATGTTATTCGAGTGATACTAACGCATTGGGAGCCAAGATGGAACGTGACGACTCCGTTATGACATCGGATTGAAGCGGTCCGCTATGCTGCGTTGACAATTTCGATGTGTAAGTCGGCGTGGCAGGGTTCGTCTTCGCGACACCAACAGCAGACGAAGTCAAAGCCATTCAGTTCTCGGCGCACAAAACCCTCGTCGATCCCCAACTCACCTGCGTAAAATGCACATCGGTATTCGGCAATCTGCCCCGCCTTCGTTCCCTCGGTGAAGGGGTTACCTAGCACCCCTGGGCGGCCCACATACTTTGCGCGAGGAGGCATACGCCAACCCTTGACTCTCCTCCGCCGGATCCTCTCCATAAAATAGTCCTTATCAATTGATGACATCGCAGAAGCGATCGTGCAACTATGGTGGATCACCACCTTACCACTGTAGAGGTTAAGCACGATACCACAATACCACTAAACAACCTCACGCCTAAAGCACATCACAATGTTCGGAGGAGTCCACCATGCTACTTTTACACGTAACTACTAAACCACTAAACAACCAAGGGCGCATACCACCGTTTTTAAGTACTGTGGCCAAGTTATCAAGGATAGCCAATTGTCATTAAGCTGAACACTGGCAGTGGCATGGAGACGTGAAGATGTAGATGTGAGCGGAAGTGGGGCTGATGAAGGAAAGCAGAAATGGGCGGGTAGCGACGAGGAATCCCCAGTTCTGGTCGATGTGGCGACGTGGAACTTCGCCCACAACTATACCACTAAACGACTATACCACTTTGGAACTATCCTTCTAAGCGACGAATCTTCTAAACGACGACAGCGTTAAGATCAGGCGACGGGTTCCATTCCGTACTTCTCAAAGAGCAGATTGAGCGCCTCCGCGATCAACACTGGCCCCAGCTGAGGCCCCGTCCCTGTGTACTGCTGAGCCACTAGAAGATTGAATGCTTGTGACGCTTCTGGAGTGACGCGGAAGTGCTTGTCGATCAACTTCCGCTTCACCTGCTTTTTCACATCTTCCTGATCTTCCTGTACGTAATCCGGAAGGCCAGTGTGTTCGTTTGCGACGAAGTTCTCGAACCTGCTCTTCTTCCTGGTTGACTGTACCATCACTGTGCTCCTCTAATTTGTTTGGCGATCCAATGCCATGACGAGGTGATTTCGGGACCAGCTTTCCCGCGCGGCGCATACTCACGACCAGTCTGTCCGTCCCTGAAGCCATCCTGGATTGCGGCCCGCTGAGTTATGACTACGGGGCAGACGGGCAGGTCATAGCCGGCGAGCGCTGTCGAGGCATCTTCGTTTATCGGCGAGCGGGGCCTGCCCCTGTTGACGACGACACAGCCGGGCACACCGGCGTTTCTGACTATTGCGACCGTTGTCCCTATCGCCTCCATCTCTGCGAGTGACGGTCCGGATGGAATGACGACGTAATCTGAGACTTCCATTGTGACAATGACAGGCTGCCGAACCGAAGGCGGCGTGTCTATGAACAAGATGTCTATACCTTCATCTCGGCAAGCCTTGCAAACTTCAACTACCTGTTCGAGGTTGATACTTCCGACGTCATCCAAATCTGCCTTCAACAGGAATGGTCTGTTGTCGTTGAGCAGCCTAAGTCTCCGTTGCGCCCAAGATACAGCCGTGGCCTGTGGGTCCAGATCCAGCACGGCAACAGTTCCCATGCCCTGTCGCTCCGCTTCCACGGCCCAGTTGATTGTGAGATGGGTCTTGCCCACGCCTCCCTTTTGGGCGACCACGCCAATTACGTCCATCCTGCGAATTTCTCCCATACCACCACGCGACTACCGTCGCTTAGTGGTTTAGTATTTCAGTATTTTAGTTTCTTAGTTGTGAAGTGGTTTAGTGATAAAGTTGGAATGTCGGTAAGGCGTATAGTAGTCACGTGGTAGTGTCGTTAAGTCGCTTGAATAATCTTGACTGACGCGCGTCAGCAAGGCAATGAGTTTTGGCACTTCTTTTCGTTTAATTTGTGATCGAATTACACTGGAATTTGGCCAACTGATAGGCAAACTTGCAATCATACGCATGATGAAGTTACAATTGGACGCGCCTAAACCTTGCAATTATACGCAACTCCGCGTAATGGGATTTGCCTCATGACTCCAGCGACAGTCTATCCTAGGTATGCTGAGCATCGTCTTCTAGAGGCGCTAGAAGACTCTCCGGTCGTCTTGATTAACGGGCCGCGTCAGTGTGGTAAGACCACGCTTGCTCAGACGATCTGTGCGCCTGAGTATCTTGGGAGTCCCTCCAGAGAGCGAATTGCCGCCAACATTTCTCACTCTGGCGCGTACAGCATTCGAGGAAAGTACGACTACATCAGTCTGGACGACGACAATTTGCGCGTCGGCGCACAAGAGGACCCTGTCGGTTTTGTTGACGACCTCCCAGACAACGTCGTGCTTGATGAGGTCCAGCGAGCACCTGAGTTGTTCACTGCTCTGAAAGTCGCAGTCGACAGAGATCGGACGCCGGGACGCTTTGTGCTTACCGGTTCGTCCAACATCCTTCTCCTGGAAAGATTGGCCGACTCACTTGCGGGACGTCAAGAGGTGGTTCGCCTGCATCCTCTTTCTCAAGGAGAGATAGAAGCGGGAGTCACGCATCTCGAAGATACCGTACCGCATGCCGACCCTACAACCGATTTTCTCGGCAGGATTTTTGGAGATGGGTTCAGAATCAGCAGGTCAGCCCGCCTCGGCAGGCAGCTGTACAGTCGAATAGTCGCGGGCGGATTTCCTCCGGCCCTCGCTCGCACCGCGGCTCACCGTCGGGCAGCGTGGTGCAGAGCATACGCTGAGGCCCACGTGCAGCGCGATGTGCGAGACATGGCGCGTATCAGGAGTTTAGACGTCATCCCAAGACTGCTGAACGCAGCGGCTTCCCAGACTGCCAAACTCTACAATCTCTCCGAGCTTGCTGCTCCATTCCAGCTGAGCAGGCAAACGATAGGCGACTATGTGACACTCCTCGAAAGAGTATTCTTACTGGAAAAGTTGCCACCCTGGCACGGAGGGCGCGGCCAACGACTCCTGAAGACTCCAAAACTCCATCTGGGGGACACGGGACTCGGCTGTGCACTGCTGGGACTGGACGAAGAAGCCCTAGCAACCAACCGCGAAGTCAGAAGCAGTCTCCTGGAGACCTTCGTCTTTCAGGAACTTAGGCGACAGGCGAGCTGGAGCATCAATCCTCACTCGTTCTACTACTACCGGGATAAGGATCAACAGGAAGTAGATATCGTAGTCGAGAGAGGTTCATTGGCCGTAGCCGGTGTTGACGTTAAGGCCGCTGCGACAGTTGTGTCCTCCGATTTTCGTGGATTGCGGAAGCTCAAGAGAATAGCCGGAAGCAGATTTACCAATGGCGTGGTGCTATACGACGGTGAAACGGTTACGAGGTTCGGCGACAGACTATACGCTGTACCCATACGGCACCTCTGGAAGTAAGCTTGGACCGATCGGAACTTAAAGGGAGTGAGTGAAGATAGTGCCGCAGCGCGAGTACTCAGACGCAAACTGGCGGACCATGGCGCCCGATGTCTGCACCCGGCTCTTGGGAGACCCGTCAAGTCGTTCCAGCAAAGAGTGGCGCTGGGGACGGAAAGGCTCATTTCGGCTGAGTCTAGAAACGGGGACGTGGAATGACTTTGAATCTGGCGAGGGCGGGGGAGTGATAGCGTTGATAATGCGGGAGGAACGTCTTGAGAAGGATGGTGCTCTTGCTTGGCTTGAACAACATGGCTTTTTGAGGAGACAGGGCCACCAGGGTCCCGGTTGCAATGATCTGCGGCAAAGGAGTCACGCAGAACGAGCTGAGACATCGCCAATCCACCGAAGTATGACCAGAAGACCTGCGCGGCACCCAGAGGAGGCTGTCCGCTGGATAAGGAGCCAAGTACTGCCAATCGCCGATACGCCTGACCACCCGACCCGCGCCTGGATGCGCAGACGAAACCTTTGGCGTTCCGAACTGCCCTTGCCTCCCTCACTACGCTGGGTTCCTGCCGATGCTCCGGTCTTCAGGAGGTCGCACTCCGGCGTGGGTGCGGTAGCCTTCCCACTCGCACCGATTTCGGCATGGCGTGACGCTTTTCCAGACACGCCACAGCCCACCGCGGTCCAGCTTGTTTGCATTGACGCTGATGGGCAGCGAGCTGATTACGAAAACTCCCAGGGCAATCGTGTGGACAAACCGAAATTTGGAAATGCCAGACTGGCCGTATGGGCGGTGGGAAACATCGGAGGGGACGCTGTGACGGTGTGCGAAGGTGCCGCGGATGCACTTGCGCTTGCCGCCCGCGATCCCGATCCCGTGATTGCCACACTAACGACTCCTCGTCCAGCACTTCAATGGAGGGACGAGTTATCAATTTTCGAAACTGTG contains these protein-coding regions:
- a CDS encoding transposase, producing MPIREMSRDQAWLLPPTLDDLVPPVHPARFVAEFVDALNRGDWAELGVQPDGEPLGALAYHPCALLSVWLYGFMTGVRSCRKLETACRDQIPYLWLTGRQYPAHNTLW
- a CDS encoding tyrosine-type recombinase/integrase, giving the protein MVCCKLLQSLDPQRQQTTGSPVPVSEEARRRITEALEDSLAPTTRVNYISQWRKWEMFAGDSGYPVFPSEPVHLADWITQRAADGRKPGTIRMGLAAVGSVHRQANLPNPTEDEGVRATMRGITRAAGRAQKQAAGLTAASLAAIRATACAPRIGRGGSLETTGTAQARGLVDIALISLMRDGMLRRSEAESLTWGELVEEGDGTGRLTVARSKTDPEGEGAVLFVSAPTMEALRAIRPTDASASDSLFGLSDDQIARRVTAAAEAAGLGEGFTGHSARVGMAQDLARGGTELPALMTAGRWQSPTMPARYTRAEQAGRGAVARFYGSG
- a CDS encoding DUF4326 domain-containing protein, which translates into the protein MERIRRRRVKGWRMPPRAKYVGRPGVLGNPFTEGTKAGQIAEYRCAFYAGELGIDEGFVRRELNGFDFVCCWCREDEPCHADLHIEIVNAA
- a CDS encoding ParA family protein codes for the protein MGEIRRMDVIGVVAQKGGVGKTHLTINWAVEAERQGMGTVAVLDLDPQATAVSWAQRRLRLLNDNRPFLLKADLDDVGSINLEQVVEVCKACRDEGIDILFIDTPPSVRQPVIVTMEVSDYVVIPSGPSLAEMEAIGTTVAIVRNAGVPGCVVVNRGRPRSPINEDASTALAGYDLPVCPVVITQRAAIQDGFRDGQTGREYAPRGKAGPEITSSWHWIAKQIRGAQ
- a CDS encoding ATP-binding protein, yielding MTPATVYPRYAEHRLLEALEDSPVVLINGPRQCGKTTLAQTICAPEYLGSPSRERIAANISHSGAYSIRGKYDYISLDDDNLRVGAQEDPVGFVDDLPDNVVLDEVQRAPELFTALKVAVDRDRTPGRFVLTGSSNILLLERLADSLAGRQEVVRLHPLSQGEIEAGVTHLEDTVPHADPTTDFLGRIFGDGFRISRSARLGRQLYSRIVAGGFPPALARTAAHRRAAWCRAYAEAHVQRDVRDMARIRSLDVIPRLLNAAASQTAKLYNLSELAAPFQLSRQTIGDYVTLLERVFLLEKLPPWHGGRGQRLLKTPKLHLGDTGLGCALLGLDEEALATNREVRSSLLETFVFQELRRQASWSINPHSFYYYRDKDQQEVDIVVERGSLAVAGVDVKAAATVVSSDFRGLRKLKRIAGSRFTNGVVLYDGETVTRFGDRLYAVPIRHLWK